Genomic DNA from Cloeon dipterum chromosome 3, ieCloDipt1.1, whole genome shotgun sequence:
TGAGCACTACTTTTAATCTCATTTGTAAACTAAAAGATGCATTTTCTGAGAGCATTGaaagttggaaaaaatcagcctctttcttttctaatttccatcaatatttttatctctttgtaaatttaaaaaatgcaatttgttaaaatgacAAATCAATCGAGCACCACATTTAAAAAGTCGTGGTTGCCTGCAGCCCTgttaatgctaattttttattttcaggattCGCACTACGATTTTAACTACCAGCAAGCCCGAGTTTTGAGCAACGAAGTGCAGATTGAGCAGGGTGACGAGTTGATCATGGAGTGTGGATACCAAACAATCAACAGGACTGAGCCGACTTTTGtaagtttaattgaaatttttacccaACATTTTGGTGAATATACTTtctttgtgtttaatttactCATAAATAATTCGTTAACACGAATAACTCCGTAATAAAAAGGCCTTTGAGTCGTAATACCGTTCAAAATAGTCACTGAAGCTTAAATACGTATTAATCACATTTATTagcattttaaagtggatgaACTgctaaattctgaaaaaaataccttttgcctttaatattcatttctaAATTGAGAGAGAGCTCAAGGTTGCCgttaaaatttctgagcaAATCAGCTCCAAAGGTTTTTGTGCTAATCAAAAACAGTCATTGTCTCCTtattaaaagtcaaaatttgtttcaccaGGAGGAAAATTTGCTTCATATTTCGCAAACCCACACCGTTGATTAGATCGTGatgattaaaatcgaaatcaagagcaaaaaattcacaataatCGTTTAAACATTCAATAGATTGATGATATTTgatattagcaaaaaataactaaacTTAACTGTTAAAATTGGCTCTCAACCCGTGTTTTCTTCTGATTAAAAccttctaaaattttcaaaccctAGTAAATAAATCTTGTTCTTACCGAAAACCCATGTATTATAGGGTGGCTATTCAACGAAAGAGGAAATGTGCCTGGCCTTCGTGCTTTACTACCCCCAAACGTCGCTGGCCGGCTGCTACAGCATGACCCCTGTCGAGTCCTTCTTTTCCATCCTGGGAGTGAGTGAGTTCTACGACATGGACATGGCCAAGATCAAGAAAATGCTGCTGCACAACGACAAGGATTCGCGTCCGAAGCCGTCGGTGGACACGCCGCCGGCCCCCGGCACTCCTTTCCCCGACTCCCCCCTTGGAGGGGGTCACATCAACGACGAGGCCAACCAGAAGGCCATCCAGGCCCTTTTGAACATGAAGGAGTTCACCATCGAGCCGGTCGACGGCGCCGTCGACGCGGCCGGCATCCTCGACGGACTCAGGATTCGGCTGCCGTACGAGTTCCAGAACAGAACCATTCTCGACCATTTGCAAGCCCTGTCGTGGACGGACAAACTGCTAGCCAAGAAGGTGGAGGACGCTTTCTACCACGGTCAGCACCTCATCTTCTGTAGGAGAAAGGACGACTCTCTCGCCTTTGTAAGTTGTATTtcatataaattcattttaattttaattaggaaaactGGCGGAAATATTATCAATATGAATATTCTGGATAATCCgaaaattacgttttttttGTCGCTgccatttgataattttttgataaaagatgATACACTTCTCCgtaatttaaaagttcaaaatatgacaaaatttcaaacttcagCAATTTCTTTGCCACTCCGCTCGAGGGCCTAGAGGTCAATGTGGGACGAAGGGCAAAAACCTTGTtggaaaaacttgaaaataaaattacgggctgagaaggaaaaatttagtCTTTGAAAATCGGAGTTTTGGAACACCCTGTATGTTCCAGAATAtgttataatttcaattttgatttttactagTCTCTTTGTATGTGCTTTTGAAACGCTGCTTTACCTTTAAAAGTCAACcataataaacaatttctgATTTCAGCTGCCGAAAGTGCAAACGCTGCCGAACATCACGCACCCCCACCAAGCGCTGGAGAAGTCCAACTGTCCAGTTCGCAGAGGAGCCCAACTGGGCATGTACTCGCCCAACAACGCCAACAGTCTGAAAACCACCATCGGTGTCCCGCTCACAATCACAATGATTCACATCCTTTCTAAACTGCACTGAACATCAAAGACTAAATAATCATCGATTGCAACGAAAATGGAGCCATCGTTTTTGGGCCGCAATGAGATGAagttcatatatatttatagagGTTGTGATTGTAAAATGAGCTGAGGAAGTAATGATTACAAGTATTTGAAAGGACGAATTGTTACCAGAGTAATGAATGGACGTGTAGCTGATCATAAAAACCATGTGATACGTTTTGTATATCTCCGAccgcattaattaattaattgaaattcaaagcTTAACACGCACATGCTTTCGTAGAGATAGGAAACACTACGTAGATGTAAAAATAAGTAGATAAGGCGTCATCGTTTTCatgtaatcaaaattttcctttagttTGTCATTCGATTCATCCATCTCCTTCCCACGTGTACAAatcatttattcattttgaattgTAAGGTAATTAATGTTCCCTAGTCTCACTCAGAAATACGACAAACTATTATGTTACGCCAGGCTGTCGACGCCTGGTTCAAAGGCTTTCGTTTTGATCTTACGTGAAGGAAAATTGTACTTCAGTCTtcgtaatttattaatattgtaatgaatttttgcttaaacTTCCTTTAATATTAATGTACCGTTCCGCTAGTGAAGAGTAAAATCGAATAATCGTAACATGCTCGactttttattactttttcctCTAAAATTCAGGGTCCGATTTTATCCAAATCTTTTTCAAcagagaaaatcaaaacatttccGTTTTTTGTAGAcggtataaattttttcatacatCCAGGAAAAATTGCCAGAAAAGTGCAGGTTTACAACTCAGAGggtaacaaatattttgttaattttatttttttctggtgaCATGAAAGTGACACCAGCCattgaaaattgtgaattgaGAAGCATTTTaagtaatataaatttcttatttgggaaaataaatcttcagAAGGTAAACATCTGAGAACGCCTCTTTTCAACGTtcagttgatttaaaataacgaACCTTGAGCAAAATTATGACTAGTTCAAAATATTCTGGGATggttttttggaaatttcgtTTTAGTTTTAGGACTTCTCATGTAGGACACAGGATTTAAATTGGAAGGGTTACATTTCCCTAGGACTTTCGTTGGAAgtcattttcttaattagTAAGTAAATGCAAAGCTTCCTTTTCCATAagcaacaaaatcaattttgtagaCAATTTTGGTCTTTGttatatttggaatttttacctTTCAGTTTAAACGTAGCTATTGGAGAAATGAAAAGCGAAATGTAAAGTTATGAATGACCATCACAATTTATTGGTAAATAAATGCTAAACAAGAAATCAACAAATGATATTATATAAGATTCAACAGTAAATTATGGAAAAAGACGGCGAAATCAAAAGGAATGCAGAAAGATTAGTCTAAATATGCACAGAATGATTGGACGAGTTGTAATATTATTCCTATTACTCCGTTAATTTAACTACACTCCTCTCTCTCAAGTATACATAATACTGATTTTtcgtgcaaatttaattgctgtacgtgtgatttatttatgttgtgtgtaaatttgtgctttttaattatttgatttgagcTTAGAAGATATCAGCTTCACACAGAAAATGCCACACTGGGCCCCTTCCTGCTGCGTAGGTTGCACCAGCGAAGGGTTTTTACTGCGTGTCGCATTTTTTGCTAGAGTAATTAAGTATGCGTTATCAAGTGACGAGGTACtgtagttaaatttttttggtaaaagGTAGAGTGCAGTGAtttaaatcctaaaaaatcaatcttctCTATCGATTGAGATATTGAACCCTGTACTTGTACACAAAAATACCAACTGCGTGTGGCGGTGACATTTCAAGATGAAATACAGTTAAATCAACAAGGTGTTATTGATTCGCGTTAAAACataaatggttaaaatacAACTAAATAAGCACCATCACCTCGGAGAAAATGTAATCCgatcattaaataataacaatagtTTTACTTTAGGACTTTCTTTTCGCACCACAAAACAATGACTCGTAGAATagcaaattattaaagaggaatgcaCACATTTGTATCCGGAAATTAAACAcatcagtaaaaatatattattttttcaattgcacAGAATTTGCTTCGAAGACTAATCTTAAATCGAAACATGTTCAGATTTGTCTCTTGAATCACTTGAAGATTTCTCTCGCGTACGTCAAAATACAAAGGAAAGAGTCTTACTTTTGTATAATATGATATCCTTATTGgtctagaaaaaattcaaagaaccCGCCTTGCGTGTAACACTTGATCTAGCAATTAGTTTTGATAGTCGAATTTTGTTATCAGATCAAAGTCTcgcgttttaaataaaaacactctCTGCTTGCTACTCTTGTGCTGGTGAAACGGAACGATTCGCTGGAAAAGGTGGCATCGTCTGGCAGCCACtgatatgattaaaatattagtgTCCCGAATGTCTCTCTCCGTCTCTGTATATCGACGAAGAGCAGTAGTTTattgctttttctttcaaacgTATTGTGTATATTCACAGCCTCAGGCATTGTATGCCTGCCACTTGAACTTGCTCTCCATCACCCACTGCTGCCCCTCAGAGCCATCGCATGGCCGCAGCAAAGGCTTCGATGAGTCTGTTTGGTCTGGTTTCTGCAAGCAGTGCCCCGTGTTCTTGTGTCGAATCGATCGATCCTGAGACAAAATCacgagattttattttaatgttgacAATACGGACTGATgctacaaaaaattgtttctacaATGTTAGAGCGAGCCACGCGGACCTTCTAAAATAAACAGGTTAGCAAAAAATCGAAACAtgcttttttgtaaaaaaaaaaatcttaaaaatattttatgtggGATGAACAAAATATGGggttttaaaacaattcaaattatagtGCCtataatttcacaaaaattgattttatacaaattaacaGAAGAGAAAAACGAGACCTTTTCGAtgataaattggaaaaaacgcAGTAATAAACCACAAAATTTGAGGTTTTTCAGCCGCTTTTTACGTTGAAATCAAGTGGTTCATATTAGCACATagcaaaattggtgaaccatgtaattttttcaaacggtCTTTTTCTATCtagaaattttctttagaaaaacgagaaaaaaactttaagattaattgaaatatccaaattttgataaatcgttataattttcagtcccTTCACAAGTTGAGTTaacttttggttttttttgGCTGCGAACTAAAATTAGTAATGATGATAATTgcccattttttaataaataacgcGTAAATCAGAACAAACCCTTGTAAGGTTAGGTTCGTTACGCAACTAAGGTGGTAGTTAATATATCGATCattatctttaaatttcataattaagtctgaatcataaaaattacttctaaattcggaaaatacataagaaatttttgtttcctacCGATTTGTCGTAGGTCCACTCCTGGTTTCCACCCATTCCGTGGCACCTGACGAGTTTGACTGGTCCATTTTGACTGGACGCGTCCAGGCAGTTGTCATCAGACATCACTTGCTGCCTCTTGGTGTACGCAAAcacctaaaaaattatacaacttTAACATGAGGATTCCAAAAATCCAGTTTCAAATACCTGATTGCCTCCGAGGCCGTGGCAGTAGCTGACTCCGAGCAATTCACCGCTCTTCCGACCCATCGTGTCAAGGCAGTTTTGCGTTTCAGCGTTTCGGATctataaaaatggttttgaaaTGAGAGgttagcaattaatttaaattgaattgcaaaccTCTCCCAAGAAGTAGTAGTCGAGCGGCATTTGCGACTCAGGGTAAACGTTTTCCAGGTACCAACGGAAGCTCTTGCAGCCGAGTTTTTTCCTCAGCTCTCTCCTCTCGGTCACGTTGCCGACTTTAACATTCCTGGCACCTGCAACACCGATAATTTCAGTTTGGTGCCAACAAGGATTTAGAGGAACATgcattaaatgatttaaagtgCGAATGTACCAAAAGACAGTGAGTATTAAAACGGAAAAGAGACAAAGCAAAAGTGTGAGAAGCAATTTAGAGACAGAGATGAGGAAGAAGCTGACCTGGATTAATATTGTAGTAAAAGTCTTTCCACTCATCCATCCAAACCTCAGCCAACCTGGCGTTGTTATGATTTACAATCTTTGAGGTGCCCCCGGGGAAAGTGTACGGCGTCGACTTGCGGAACACATGTCCCACATGACTACACGTGGCAATCTCCACAGAACCACCACACATCCATGTCTAGAATCAACCACCCACCGCACCGATTCAGTTTGGCAATTCATGCGTAGTGTTATGAAACGGGTTAGTAATCTTCAAAAAAAGACCAAAGAGCAGTCACATCGCCAGGTATTCGCAAGGCTCCGAAAAAATCATTAGGTTGACAATTTTACCGTTATGAAATGTAGAAATTTTGACttcattgatttttgtgtAGTTTTAAAGTTTGTTTCCTGAGAAATTGCAAAGTCGCTTTTCAACGGTTGTAAAAGATTCGGTTTGGAAAAAGATATATGTGATTTAGTTTAAGTagcactggaatttcattttttacaaagccaatcgattcctgggGGGTCGCATTTGGTTAGGCAGCCAAATCTTTAAGTCGATAATTCAACACAACATGCAAAAAATGGATCCTTCGACTGATTCTTTTTTCAGAGCCCTTCGCGAATTATTATGTTGCACTCAATTGATAATAAACGTATGAATAATGAATAACCAGAGAAAATAAGTGTTAGTCGACGCAAACAACCAAAAAATCTCATTCGCTTGCCGGAAAACGCTGAAAATTAGTAACAAAcatgcaattattttacacaTGCTACCATGACACCCGGAAAATATGCACCAGCCTCCGGTAATGTGAAATCTGAGACTAACAATGCAGAGTTTGtatgtacaaaaaaatcagcgtTAGTCGATATGAAGGAGGCGAGTTTGTGCGTCGCTCGATGCTCGGGGGCAGGTACCTGGATTCATGGAATAGTAAAACTCGCGCCACTCGTCCATCCAGACTTCAGCAACCCTGGCCGCATTGTGCAGGACAATTTTCGAGACGCCACCGGGGAACGAGTAGGGCGACTTGTCTCGGAACACGTGTCCCACGTGGGAGCACGGAATGATCTCGAGAATGCCTCCGCACTGCCACACCTAATCGACACCGATTCCAAGAGAATGACAACAGCGATTcgtaattatttcaacattttgaaattaaaagtcaaGAAACATCTGGAAAGGTTTTGACGATATCAACTCACCCTGAAGGACATCTCGAGGTTCTCGCCACCCCAAATGTCCATTCCCTCGTCGTAGGAGCCGAGCTCATAAAAGTAGCTCCGGTCGATCGAGAAAAGACCGCCTGCCATGGTCGGCGTCCTCAAAGGTGCTGTTCTGTCTCCTCCTCTGCGCTGCATTTCTCTTTGTGGCACACGATACctttaaaaacacaaagaggatttttttacattgctCAACACGGTTAGCAGTTTTACGCTTCCGGTTAGGCTGTTGAAAAAAGCATGAAAAGTCTGTTTATTTGTAAGCAAACATCGATTTACACAAATTATTcctaaaaccatttaaatagacttaatatatattattttaatatttaaaaattcatatatatcaaattttcagacaTGTAAGGTAAAAACTGAAgctttaaaaagcaattacaaAAAGTTAAGCGGCTAAAATATTCGtctgtaaacaatttttgttaattttctgaaaacttcataaaatttcagttaCTAAAAAACGTCTTACTTCCACACCCAACTTAAATTTCttctacaaataaattttcattttacgcaCCATCTAAAGTTGAGCTTCCAGTTGAAGCCTCCCCAAGTCATGTCGGAGGCTGTGATATACTCAAAAGAGTCGTCTGAAATGACATCGATGATTGGACACGCCACCGTCTTCCTGTTTTCGGCGATTCTGGCTAAAAGCGGCTCCAGCCATCCTTCCGTGCACTCGCAGTGAGCGTCCAAAAATGTAATCACCtgagaaaatatgtttaacCAATGGAAGATTTTTAGATTTGAGTTGCAAACCTGTCCTTTCACGTGTTTGGCTCCGAGCAGCCTCGCTCTGATCAATCCTGATCTTTGTGGCATTCGAAATACGTGGACAGGCACTGGAAGAGTTTTGCAGTATTCTTCTAGCTGAGATCCCAAATGATCtacaagagaaaaattatttccatgaCTGAAGACAAAAGATTTACACCAGTAATAACATCAAGGAATCggttaagaattttaaatagcaatCTAATCACAAACCTCTTTCACTTTTGTCATCAACAAGAATGATTTCTTCCAGCAGGGCTTTTGGAGATCTGTTAATGACGCTCCAAACCGTCCGCAGGAGTGTGGTCCACGCTTCATTGTGGAACACGATTACAACACTAGTAGTTGGCAACCTTTCAGGGTAATCTTTATCTTTACACCTAgagaaagaataaataataatcaactCTCGATCACagctttattttggaaaaattgccaattattttcttaggaaaaaacatttaacaaaatattttaacgaaaaattatttaaaaataataaacaaacgactagttaaaatattaacaaaaaattgtttgcaaacCACTCACCCACTCAGTCTAACATCAGTCAAAGATCGGTTAAGGGAAATCATGTCAGAGGCGACCAGGTTGAACTGGTTGATTTTGAACTTTTCCTTGGCCTCGGCTTGCCGGCTGTCCGGCACCGTCACCCCCTTGCCCATTTCTCCAGGCCGACCAGGGTGATCCTTCACAACCGGCGCCCGCGACCAGCGTTTGAAATTCCAGCCATACTCGCGCTGGTCGACCACATGCTCCTGGACCTCCTTCAAGCTCTCGGCCACTGGGTGGTCTTCGCTTTTCTTCTCGCCACAACATCTGTAAGAGGATAACAAATTTTGTAGTTGCAATTTTGTCCTGACGGGGAGGTGCTAATGGATTTCTTATGCTTTGTGACTCAAATGTCtggaattaataataataataacaatctctttattttagtttgaatagaaaatgttttaatttctatataaaaaataaattatcgtgatttaattttttggcacGGTTTTGAGAAGGCTCTTTAGTGTGGTTCATAAGTCTAAAAAATCGTGATTCGTGCTCATCAAAtcagaaaatgagaaaaaatattcaacaatcTTTAGTTCCAAAACCTgttttttgatcaaattactagcaatttttataaaatttgtattaactAATATCTAATAACAGGATTaagctaatttgaatttctcaacCCTAgatttagtaaatatttttttattctcgcAATTTCGCAAATTTCACATGATCATATaaactgatatttttatttttttgccgttcaaatgttttattaattggctttaataaattttcgtttaattCTGGATTATTTTAAGACACAGTTTCCTTGCCTCTTTTGGTGAAaacctaatttaaaatggtagAATTAACTGAACCCCCTACTTTTTAAACTCACCCTGTGCCAACACACTCAGTGTAGTACATGAGAACGAGAACACCGACGAAGAACCACACGAGGGAAGTGAGCAAAATCACTTTGCACGTGTGGATTCTGACTTTGGTCCTGAACATGATGCCGTGCGACCTGAGGAGGACCTGAGGAGAAGAAAAGCAAGTGGCTTGTGCGTTTGGGCTAGCTTTTGGAACACTCTGCTGGCATGTTGCGGCTGGCAAACGGCACAATTGGCTCCACCATCGGTCACTTTGCACCACTAGGTCACGCTGACAACCTGGAAAACAATATCACGatagttattattattgagtCTCCCTTGACAGAGAATAATAACAAAAGATAACGCTCAGAATATTGTTTTaacaccaaaaatattttaaaatctacatTGAAAGAAGCAAAGTTAGCATCTttgttttcacaaaaaaaaatctgagtTCAACGATATTATGCATAAAGTCgtggcaataaattattgtcaaCGCAGCAATTTGCGGAGAAACTCTCTCACGTCCTTAATTTCTATTCCCAGCAGTTTTAAGCTTTTcctaattctttaaaaaatcgtaCCGAGCAAATTTCACGATTTATGGGTTACAGCCTCAACCTATCGATAAAAAATGCCCGCAGGTGGGTTGACCTTTTAAAACAAGGTAAGAGAAGGTGCACAATATGAATTCCTCGGGAAGCGATAACAATAATAACATGCACGTTTGCGTTAATTATAAGGCGATTGCGGCGTCGCTCGCCATTCAGACCAATGGAAAAGTGATAAGATAATTGAGAGACACGCGATCCACAGCTGGCCGCGGCGGAATCAtgcaaaaatcgcaaaattaCCTGACTATTGACAAAATCCAGCCACCTTCTGTGACCATTATTGCTGGTGCCGCACCTTTCCGCTAGGGGCACCCTCCTCGGCAAACGTGTCACCGGCGCGCCAAATTGGCTATACTTTTGAAACTTTCCAAAGAATTCTTCCACATGAATGAcccttttttgttatttatttcctttatttcACTGACAAATCTATTTCTTTGTGCGATTGTAGTGAACCAACCCCCTTTCAAaggttttttcataaataaatgattttttgctttagaGGTCGTTTACCTGCTTTGTGTCTACCGTGTTCGATTTTAGCTTTGTACCTGACCCCCACCACTTTCCCTCCTCCCAGGTGAATTCTTCCTTTGCCGGCGTGCGGCGTACACAGGACAACAATAAAATGTagtgtgcagcagcagcagcctgtTTTTCAATCTCGCAGTGTGTgccttttttctctccatAAGAAAAGCTGTCATCGGGCTGTTTTCTATTCTGCGGTAAGCTATTCTATTCTGTCCTTTGAGTGCTTCAGTAAgtgcgaaataaatcacgaaTCGCATTCAGCTATATATAAATGCATGATCCTCTGATGGGAAGTGAAG
This window encodes:
- the Pgant5 gene encoding polypeptide N-acetylgalactosaminyltransferase 5 isoform X1, with the protein product MFRTKVRIHTCKVILLTSLVWFFVGVLVLMYYTECVGTGCCGEKKSEDHPVAESLKEVQEHVVDQREYGWNFKRWSRAPVVKDHPGRPGEMGKGVTVPDSRQAEAKEKFKINQFNLVASDMISLNRSLTDVRLSGCKDKDYPERLPTTSVVIVFHNEAWTTLLRTVWSVINRSPKALLEEIILVDDKSERDHLGSQLEEYCKTLPVPVHVFRMPQRSGLIRARLLGAKHVKGQVITFLDAHCECTEGWLEPLLARIAENRKTVACPIIDVISDDSFEYITASDMTWGGFNWKLNFRWYRVPQREMQRRGGDRTAPLRTPTMAGGLFSIDRSYFYELGSYDEGMDIWGGENLEMSFRVWQCGGILEIIPCSHVGHVFRDKSPYSFPGGVSKIVLHNAARVAEVWMDEWREFYYSMNPGARNVKVGNVTERRELRKKLGCKSFRWYLENVYPESQMPLDYYFLGEIRNAETQNCLDTMGRKSGELLGVSYCHGLGGNQVFAYTKRQQVMSDDNCLDASSQNGPVKLVRCHGMGGNQEWTYDKSDRSIRHKNTGHCLQKPDQTDSSKPLLRPCDGSEGQQWVMESKFKWQAYNA
- the Pgant5 gene encoding polypeptide N-acetylgalactosaminyltransferase 5 isoform X2; the encoded protein is MFRTKVRIHTCKVILLTSLVWFFVGVLVLMYYTECVGTGCCGEKKSEDHPVAESLKEVQEHVVDQREYGWNFKRWSRAPVVKDHPGRPGEMGKGVTVPDSRQAEAKEKFKINQFNLVASDMISLNRSLTDVRLSGCKDKDYPERLPTTSVVIVFHNEAWTTLLRTVWSVINRSPKALLEEIILVDDKSERDHLGSQLEEYCKTLPVPVHVFRMPQRSGLIRARLLGAKHVKGQVITFLDAHCECTEGWLEPLLARIAENRKTVACPIIDVISDDSFEYITASDMTWGGFNWKLNFRWYRVPQREMQRRGGDRTAPLRTPTMAGGLFSIDRSYFYELGSYDEGMDIWGGENLEMSFRTWMCGGSVEIATCSHVGHVFRKSTPYTFPGGTSKIVNHNNARLAEVWMDEWKDFYYNINPGARNVKVGNVTERRELRKKLGCKSFRWYLENVYPESQMPLDYYFLGEIRNAETQNCLDTMGRKSGELLGVSYCHGLGGNQVFAYTKRQQVMSDDNCLDASSQNGPVKLVRCHGMGGNQEWTYDKSDRSIRHKNTGHCLQKPDQTDSSKPLLRPCDGSEGQQWVMESKFKWQAYNA